The DNA region GGCACTGGCGTTGCAAGCGCACAGCTATAAGAGTGTGGCGTCGATTCTGCGCCATGGCCTCGATCAGCAACCGCTCTCGCCCGATCGCGTCAGTCCCCCCTCCATTCGCCATCCCAACATTCGCGGGCCCCACTACTATCACTAAAGAAAGGAACTCTACATGTTACGCCATCCGACCCTGGAGAAACTTCACACCTTACGCCTGACCGGCATGGTTGCGGCCTTTCAGGAACATTTACACCTGCCCGAGGTGAATACGCTGAGCTTTGAGGAGCGCCTCGGCTTACTCGTCGATCGGGAACTGCTCGATCGCGAAAACCGTCGCTTGCAAAGTCGGCTGCGCCAAGCTAAGCTTCGCCAATCGGCCACATTAGAAGATCTCGACTATCGCTCACCACGGGGCTTAGACAAAACCTTACTCACCACGCTGGCCACCACCCACTGGGTACAGGACCATCACAATGTCTTAATCACCGGCGCGACCGGAGTCGGCAAAACCTGGGTCGCGTGTGCCTTGGCGCACACGGCCTGTCGGCAAGGGTATCGCGTGCTGTATCTGCGCGTGCCCCGCTTGTGGCGCGAACTCGCGATCGCCCGCGGCGATGGCCGCTATCCCAAATTCTTGGCCTCCTTAGCCAAGCTGGATTTACTCGTGCTTGATGACTTTGGCTTAGCGCCACTGACCGATGATCATCGCCGCGATTTCCTCGAACTCCTCGAAGATCGGCATGGCGCACGGGCCTCCATTATTACCAGCCAACTGCCCGTCGACCACTGGCATGAAGTGATTGGCGAACCCACGCTGGCCGATGCCATCTTAGATCGCCTGGTCCACAACGCGTACAAAATTCCCCTGAAAGGAGAGTCCATGCGTAAACGCGCGAACAAATTGACAACCACTCCCCAAACCGAGTAACACTAGTAGACACAACTTCGGACCTGCGTCGCTACGCTCCGACTCCTGCGGACTCGCTCCCAGGGTGGCAGCCTTCGTGTGAACCAGGTGGCAGCCTTCGTGTGAAACACCTGGCAGAATTCAGTGAAATACGCAGTCAATCCCTACGCGCGTCAGCTCACCTTCCTCGATGCCCAGACCCGGACCCGCAGAGATCACGAGAAGTATCAAACCCTCATTGCCAGTCTCGCGTTACTGCATCAGCATCAACGCCCCCTGCAAACCATCACCCGGCAGGGCACCACCGTGCAGTATGTGGAAGTGACGCGGGAAGATATCGCTATCGCGAATCGGCTGGCCAACGAGGTCTTTGGCCGCACGCTCGATGAATTGGCTCCGCAAACGCGGCGGTTACTGGGACTGCTCGATCAGGTGGTGCACACAGAATGTGAGCGGCTCGCCATCCAGCGCCCAGACTATCGCTTCAGCCGCAAACAGGTGCGCGACTTCCTCGGGTGGAGTTATGATCAAGTGCGCGTGCATCTCGATCGGCTGGTGGAATTGGAATATCTCCTCGTGCATCGCGGCCAACGTGGCCAGAGCTTCGTCTATGAGCTCCTCTATCGTGGCGAAGGCCAGGACGGCGCGCCCTTTGTGCTGAGCTTAGTGGATAGCACACGGCTGCAGGTCAGACCTACGATCCAAGGATTGGGGAAAGAACCAGAAAGTTTGGGGGGTGATAACCATGAGTTTGGGGAGTCATTGGGGCGTCAATTGGCCCCCACTTGGTCCCCATTGGGAGAGGAGAAACCACCACTTTCACCCACATCTGGCGCGGGCTCCAGCCCAATCACGCCAGAAACTGCTACAAACGCATATCTAGAGGATTCAACAGCGGCTGCATCGTACGTAGATGCCGTCGTAGATACACCAGCGACGCGGAGGGCGGGCCAATGCCCAGAAAGCCCACGGGTCCCGTGCCCCATCCTGCCGACGATCTGCGTGACCCACAGAGTTTGGCGGTCTTGCTCCATCGCTTTCTCGCTGCGCACACCGTCGCCAATGCCTCGCCGCGGACCTTGGCCAGTCGCCGTCTCCAACTGCGCGTCTTCATCGCCTGGGCGGCGACACGAGATCTTGCACGAGGCATTGAGATCACACGACAGCATCTCGAAGCCTATCAACGTCATCTCCATCACACGCTCACCGTCGATGGCCATCCGCGCAGTGTCTACACCCAGCATACCTATCTCGTCACGTTGCGCAGCTTCTTTCACTGGCTCACCAAACAGCACTATCTCCCCAGCAATCCCGCCTCGGAACTTACCTTACCAAAGCTGGGCAGTACCTTGCCCGTCGTCATCACCTCCAGTGAAGCCGAGCAGATTCTCAGTCAGATGGATCTCTCCACACCACTCGGCCTGAGAGATCGTGCCATGTTGGAAACCTTCTACTCCTCTGGCATTCGTCGCGCGGAGCTCTGTGGACTCTTGGTGCAGGATGTCGATGCCAGCCGGGGCACGCTGTTCATCCGCCACGGCAAAGGCAACAAAGCGCGCATGGTGCCGATTGGCGAACGGGCGTTAGCGTGGATTAGCAAGTATGTCGATGATGGTCGTCCAGAACTCGTCGGCGACACCGATGACGGCACGCTCTTTCTCATGCACGATGGTCGTCCGCTCACGCCCGATGCCGCCAGCCAACGCACGCGCTTCTATCTGCGCCGGGCCAAGATCGGCAAACATGGCGCCTGTCACCTCTTTCGTCACGCGATGGCGACACTGATGTTAGAGCACGGCGCCGATACCCGCATCATCCAAGCCATCCTGGGCCATGAGCGCTTGACCTCCACACAGATCTACACCCACGTGGCCATTGACCATCTCAAAGCCGTCCACACCGCCACCCATCCCGCTGCCCGCTTACGCCGCTCGTCCACTACCAAAGACACTGAGAGTGAGGACGATCTTGTCTCGCTCGATGAGGCGGATTCCTAATCGCTCACCACTCCTTTTCGTCACGCCCTCCTTTCCCTCCGCACGTCTCCAGCCTCGCCGTGCTGATCCGCTTCCCCTTGGCCCCGCCTGCCAGCGGGCGGTGACAGAAGTCCTTCTGTCAAGTGGCACGCGGGGAGCCGTGAGGCCATGTCTGATAACAACCCGTGTTATCAGATCATGCCGCGTGCCGCGTCGGCCCGCTGGCTGGCCGGGCCACGGGTTAGCGTTCGAGCACACGGCTTCGCTATACTGACCTGATGCTGGTGACGACGAGACAAGAGCATTGCTTCACGGCGTGGGGATTCTTGCCTGACCATACATCTGGCGAAAACGCTTTCGTTGGCGAAAACCGCATCGGGAGCGAGAGCGTTTTTACGGCGAAACTCGTGGCGGCGTTTGGCTACGATCCGAATTCCAACCGCCTGAGTCGGACCGGGACCACGGGCACGCAGTCCGGCACGTACGACGAGCAAGGCCGTTTGTTGTCATACAATGGCGCGACCTACGCCTATACCGCCAATGGCGAGTTGAGTAGTAAGACCGTCGGTAGTGCGGTCACGAGCTACAGTTACGATGCGCTGGGCAATCTGCGGAATGTGACGTTACCAAGTGGTGCGCAACTCGGCTATGTCATCGACGGCGAGAACCGGCGAGTGGGGAAGACCGTGAATGGCAGTCTCGTGCAAGGCTTTTTGTATGAGAATCAGCTCGAGCCCGTGGCCGAACTCGATGGCAGCGGGACTCTGGTGAGCCGCTTTGTCTATTGTGGCTGTGGCGCGGGGAACATCCCGCAGTACATGCTCAAAGGCGGGGTGACCTACCGCATCATCTCCGATCATCTCGGCAGCCCACGGCTCGTCATCAATATCACCAGCGGTGCCATCGTGCAGCGCATGGACTACGATGAGTTTGGCAATGTCATACTCGATACCAACCCGGGTTTCCAGCCCTTTGGCTTCGCCGGGGGGATTTACGATCGGGACAACGGCTTGGTGAGACATGGGGCCAGAGATTACGATCCCGAAACCGGCAGATGGACCAGTACGGATCCGATTAAGTTCCGAGGCAAGGATCTGAACTTGTATGGCAATGTGTTTACTGATCCGGTCAATGGCCTCGATCTGGATGGGCGTAGTTTCCTTGTTGGATTTGCTCTCAATGCAGGGTTTGCTCTTGGGGCTTTGATCGCCAATGATTTGCTCCTTCGTCCACTCGTACGTCAATGTAACCTGAGTACGAACCAAGTTCTTGGTTTAGGGATCTTAGAACTTCCAGTGCTCGCTGCAGGCAACACATTCGCTTCGGGAGTTGTCGGAGCGCTTCCAGCCCTTGGCCTTGGTGGGATTTTTGGCGTAGGCGCTGTTCTCGGGGCAGTGGCGGCAGTGGGTGGAATCGCGGTTGTAGTTTTTGCGCTCTCTGCTGGAGCCGGCGAGTGTCCTTAAAACGGAGAGCATGTGCTCACCTCGAACAAGGAGCATTCTTTGAGCGCTCTTTTTAAAATCAAACAGTCTATACAGTGGACACTGGGTGTGAGTGTAGTGAGCCTTGCCATTGTATTATGGTTTGGTGGAGCCCCAGACTGGGGTTCCATTATACTCGCATGTGTACTGGGGATCGGTAGTTCGGTGGTTATAGCACGTGGCTTCGTGTCTCCTATTCTGGAGCGGTGGCTGTCGAAGAGTGCAGGCGTTTTGCTCTTCGTAAGCTATCTTGGTTTCATTGCCCTTTATGGGTTTAATCTTGCACTTTTACGTTGGTTTCAATTTTGGACGATCGTAGCAGCTATTTGCTGCGGTCTCCTCCTTATCTATTCTCGTCGTCAACAGGGCTGACTACCAGAAGCCACAGGTAAAGCGTCTACCGGGACAATAGGGGACGTTGCAGGGAAGTTAGGGTTATAGCCGCGGAAGACCATTACTCGCAGCTTGGGAGTGGGAATAGGGGACGTTGCGGCATTAGTGGCCTGGCGTCCCTTGTTCACAGTCAGTGTGGTGCTGACTCAGGCGACCTTGAGGGGCGTAATGCGGGCGTACTCGGCCTTGTGGGCGGCGAAGGTATCCCAGACATCGACAGCTTGTTGCATGGTGAGCCAGAGATCGGGCGTGGTGTGAAACACGCGCGCCAAGCGATGGGCGACGTCCGGTGTCACCCCGCGCTTCTCCTGTAACAAGGCGGTCACCGTGTGTGGTGTGACACCCATGCGCTGGGCGAGCTGCGTGGCCGTAATCCCCGCTGCCGGTAAGACTTCCTCGCGTAAGAGCTCACCCGGATGGGTCGGGCGGCGTTTGCGTATCGTGTGCATCGGCTGTGTCCTCTTAATGATTATCTTCTAAATCGACATCGGCGGCTTTACCAGTGGCGAACGTAAAGGTGAGTCGTCAGTTGCCCGTCACCGTCACTGCCCAGGTCCCTTTGCGATCCCCCTTCAATGGATGCAGCCGAAAGCCCGGCAAGTCCATATCGTTGATCTCTTTGGCCGCATCAAGCGCGTCGAGTTGCCGCCGCAAGCGCGGCGCAGAGGCGGCTGGGACACCGCGCAAATCGCCGCGCTCAAACAACCGCTGTAACCCCTTGTGCCGGAAACTGACAATCATCCCTCATCGTCCTCTCATGCCCGTGCGTGCCGTTTGAGCCGTTCCCGTTCGACTAACACATCTACGAGCTGCCATACTTGCCGCTGTTCCTGCGGGCCGAGCTTCTCCAATTGCTGTAACCGCCGCTGCACGCGACTGTTGCTCGGCTTCCCGGTCCGCTTCGGTAGCGGTACCACACCGACCAAGACATCGACACTGACCCCTAACACCGTGGCCATCGCGGCCAACATCGTCGCGGGTGGATTCGCCTCCGGACTCTCATAGTAGGCAATCATCCGTTGCGAGACTCCGAGTTCTGCGCCTAAGGCCGCTTGCGTATAGCCCGCCGCTTTGCGCGAGGCTGCTAAGCGTGTCCCAAAGCTCTGCTGCATAGGTTTCTTCTCCTGCGCCATAGCCTGCTCCTCTCTCACCGGGAGCAGTATAGCGTAGGGTTGTGCGGGGGAAGCGTTTGGGCTTGCATGATTATACACCTAACTGTATAAGACCCTGTACCAGAAAACAACTACCCGAAGACCCATCGTCCCACCTTGACAGGTTTTACAGCAGGAGGGAGTTCAATGGCCCGCATTCCCGACGCAGAGCTAGAGCGACTCAAACGTGACGTCAGTCTTGAACAGCTCGCGAGCGCCCGTGGCATCGTGCTCAAACCCTCCGGCACGAATCTGCTGGGGCTGTGTCCGTTTCATGATGATCATGAGCCGAGTCTCAGTATCGACCCGGGACAGGGGAAGTAAAAGGGGGAAGGTCTTGCAATCGTACATCTGACAAAGAGTGATAGAGTCCAAATGTTGGAATGCAAGACCTTCCCCCAATCCTCGTCGTGATTACGATGCGGAGACCGGTCGATGGGCCGCCAAAGACCCCATCAAGTTCCGTGAAGATCGACAGTTCCTCGAACTCCAGAGCCGCCCGACAAATTTGGTTCTTGATTACGTATAGTTGTTTCGTATGACTCAGGATCGCCAACGTTTACTCTTTGTTATGGGGCTGCTGATCGGTGCCGTAACCGGCTTGCCTTTGGTCCTTTTGTGCCTCACGTTGGTTGGAAGCCCTTTCCAGCGTTCCGTAGTTTCACTTCCCGTCCCGCCGGGTGGAGCTTCGGTTTCTCCTCCAGTGGATAGGGGCAACGGTGGTTTATAGTGGGTAACTCCAAAATAGTCCGCAACATCATCGCCAATCAGCGCGCCTGCTGGCGCAGGGGTGAGTAATCCCATGGACACGATGCCTCGCACTTCCTCACCTTAATGCGCTCATGCCCGGCCAGAAAGGCACATTCGGGACGCGTTGAGTCCACCACACTATCGGGCGGAATATACGCAGCCAGTTGCCCATCTTGCCAATCGGCAGTCCGCACACAGCAGGTGTAACCATCGAAGATGCGGACAATCGATAAACTGTCGGCATTGGGGTGCGCTTCTAACTGCACCGGGACGACTTCGACTCTGTGCGTACTCTTCACCATAACAGTTTGTTCGTTCATCCGCATTTTCTTTTGTTCTGCTGCTCTAGTTCGGCAATCGCTGCTTGAATTGGTCGTTGATGCGCCCGCATGGTCGCAAAATGCTCTAGTCCTCGTGCGATTTGCTGTTCGCGTGGCTCATCCGCCGAACCATACACCAACGCTCCACACAGGCTCACTAGTCCTTTGGCGTTCTCGCTCGCTTGCTGATACAGCCGCATGCGTTCCTCAACTTCCTGCTCCACAAACTGCGCAAGCTCTGCGTCCGTTCTCTCCGCGAACGAGAGATCGACACCAGGGTACTGGCGAATGACTTCCCAGATGTGCACGGGAATCGGCACCATCACGCGGTTGTATCCAGCTTCAAACTGCACGCCTTCCAGTTCCAGATAGACCGCATCATCGCCGAAGACCTCATGATAGAAGTGGAAGGTGGGGCCATAAACAATAGTGGCTTTGGTTGACATGTCTCACCTCTACGGCATTTCACTCTACGCAGTGAAAAGAATAGACAACACCTAATTCGGCGGTCCGCCTTTCACTGTAGAAAAATTTACGCAGCGCGACCCGAAAATCCGTGTGCTTAGTTCAGATGATGCTGAATGGCTTACTGACGTAGTTCCTTGGTGGTTAATTGTCGTTTGGCGACGGCATAGCGCTCACCACTCGTGACAATCTCACAGCGTCGCACGTCATACACCCCACACCGCTGGCCGGTGTCACTTTGGCCATATCTGCACGCATACCCTTGGAAAGAAGACGTTCTCTCTCGTCGCAACAGCGGCAGAGCTGTTGCTGTTGAGGACTCTGGAGAAACGACCGCAACGAGAGAAGCAAAACCTGCCACGACATATTGTTTGCGCGGGCTGTTGTCTGCTCCCCGCCAACAACGCCCTCGGAATGCATTGAAAAAGCAAGTGTCGTGTGAGAAAAGTGAAACGGCGTCATGACAGCCGAAGGAGTGGCAGAAAAGTATGGCAAATCTCACGAGCGAACTAGCCCAGATACTGCAGAGGGTGCAGCGGCCTGGTGATTTTTATACTACCGACACGCTTGACCTGTTTGCACCCCGCCTGGAGGTCGCAGGCGTAGGCCCGATTGCCCTGCCACTGCTTCCGGCCCAGGCGCAGCAACTGATCGCCGTCGCCGAGCCAGCTCCGTACGGCCGAGGTGAAGCGACCGTGGTCGACCCGGCTGTGCGGCGGACCTGGCAGATCGCTCCCGAGCGGGTACAGATCAGCGGGCGGCACTGGAAGCAGACCCTGGCCGACATCGTGGCGCGGGCGACGAGCGGTCTCGGGGTGACTGAACCAGTCGTTGCCGATTTCTATAAACTCCTGGTGTACGACACCGACAGTTTCTTCGTGAATCATCGCGATACCGAGAAGGCCGCCGGGATGTTCGCGACCCTGCTCATTGTCCTCCCGTCGATCTATACCGGCGGGGCCCTGCTGGTGCGTCACCGCGACCGGGAAGTGCGGCTGGAGCTGAACTGCACGGAGGTCTCGCAAGTGGCCTTTGCCGCGTTCTATGCGGACTGCGTGCATGAGGTCCTCCCCCTCACTTCAGGATACCGACTGGTGCTTGTCTACAACCTGCGACGTCAGGGCCGTGGCCAACTACCGCACGCACCAGATTATGACACCGAGCAGGCCGAGGTGACGGCGCTGTTACGGCAGTGGAGCGCCGGGAAAGAAGCGGCGGATGACGACGCTCCTGCAAAGGTGCTCTACCCGCTGGAACATGCCTACACGCCCGCAGAACTGGCGTTTGCCGCGCTGAAAGGGGCGGATGCAGCGGCGGCGGCAGTGCTCGTGGCCGCTGCATCTGCCGCTGATTGCGACCTACACCTGGCGCTGGTCACTATCGGTGAAAGCGGAAGCGCCGAATACACAGGGTACTCCGGGTCGCGTCGTCGCCGGTGGGCAGCGGATGATGAAGACGAAGAGGATGATGAGGACTTCGAGATCGGTGAGGTCCATGATCGGACCGAGACCCTGTCCGATTGGCGCCATCCTGACGGCAGTCAGCCGACGCTAGGGCCCTTGCCCTTTACGGAGGACGAGCTCTGTCCGCCCGAGGCATTCGAAGAGCTGGAGCCCGACGAACAACATTTCCACGAGGCTACCGGGAACGAAGGCGCTTCCTTTGTGCGCACCTATCGGCGCGCGGCCCTGGTGGTGTGGCCGCGGGCACGGCGGCTTGCCGTTCTCAACCAGGCGGGGCTGACGGCGACACTGCCTTATCTGACTGGGCTGACCGAACGCTGGGCCGCGAGTGGCGAAGGTCTTTCTTCCGCCTTGTGGCGTGAGGCCCACGAACTCGCTGGTCACATGCTGGAGACGTGGCCACGGCAGGTCGGCTGGTCGTATGGGAAGAACGATACGCCCGGGAATACCACCACACTACTGAATCTGCTGAGCCAGTTGCAGGATACCGCACGGATCGACACCTTTCTGGATATCCTTGCCACTGCAGCCCTCAGTAAGGGCGACAACGCTGCGATTGTCCAAGCTGCCAGTCTCTTATCGCCAAAGCGTGCTGCGGTGTTGATCAAACACATCATTAGTAGCCATGCCGCAACGAACCTCAGCGCCTGCGCTGACCTGCTCGCCCGGAGCGTTGCTGCATCAGTTCCCAGGGGCGCGGTGAACCTCCGCGGCGCTGCCACCGCGTTGGTAGAGGCGTTGCCGGGCGACCCGGCTCGTGCACCGCAGCGCGACCCCTGGATCCGCGCACTCCCTGTAGAACCCGGCAGCCTGATTGACCTTGTGACCGCGCTAGGCCAGATCGACGCAGCTCTGGCGAATCAGGTGGCGGACCATATCCTGGCTTGGCCCAAGACCTATGATCCCGATGCGGTACTCATCCCAACCGTTCTGGGTCTGATCGGCACGACAGCCCCCAAGGCCCAGGCGGCGATACAACGCCTGCGCAGCGCTGCTCTGGAACATTTGCGTGCCCGGATCGCCACACCATTGGAGCCGC from Deltaproteobacteria bacterium includes:
- a CDS encoding helix-turn-helix transcriptional regulator codes for the protein MAQEKKPMQQSFGTRLAASRKAAGYTQAALGAELGVSQRMIAYYESPEANPPATMLAAMATVLGVSVDVLVGVVPLPKRTGKPSNSRVQRRLQQLEKLGPQEQRQVWQLVDVLVERERLKRHARA
- a CDS encoding 2OG-Fe(II) oxygenase encodes the protein MANLTSELAQILQRVQRPGDFYTTDTLDLFAPRLEVAGVGPIALPLLPAQAQQLIAVAEPAPYGRGEATVVDPAVRRTWQIAPERVQISGRHWKQTLADIVARATSGLGVTEPVVADFYKLLVYDTDSFFVNHRDTEKAAGMFATLLIVLPSIYTGGALLVRHRDREVRLELNCTEVSQVAFAAFYADCVHEVLPLTSGYRLVLVYNLRRQGRGQLPHAPDYDTEQAEVTALLRQWSAGKEAADDDAPAKVLYPLEHAYTPAELAFAALKGADAAAAAVLVAAASAADCDLHLALVTIGESGSAEYTGYSGSRRRRWAADDEDEEDDEDFEIGEVHDRTETLSDWRHPDGSQPTLGPLPFTEDELCPPEAFEELEPDEQHFHEATGNEGASFVRTYRRAALVVWPRARRLAVLNQAGLTATLPYLTGLTERWAASGEGLSSALWREAHELAGHMLETWPRQVGWSYGKNDTPGNTTTLLNLLSQLQDTARIDTFLDILATAALSKGDNAAIVQAASLLSPKRAAVLIKHIISSHAATNLSACADLLARSVAASVPRGAVNLRGAATALVEALPGDPARAPQRDPWIRALPVEPGSLIDLVTALGQIDAALANQVADHILAWPKTYDPDAVLIPTVLGLIGTTAPKAQAAIQRLRSAALEHLRARIATPLEPPRDWARASKIACTCAHCRELSTFLKDPKQKQWTLKAPETGRRHVEDSIRRHGCDLDVMTNRQGRPYSLVCTKNQASYERRARQRQEDLAHQARLQV
- a CDS encoding Killer protein; its protein translation is MIVSFRHKGLQRLFERGDLRGVPAASAPRLRRQLDALDAAKEINDMDLPGFRLHPLKGDRKGTWAVTVTGN
- a CDS encoding HigA family addiction module antidote protein, producing MHTIRKRRPTHPGELLREEVLPAAGITATQLAQRMGVTPHTVTALLQEKRGVTPDVAHRLARVFHTTPDLWLTMQQAVDVWDTFAAHKAEYARITPLKVA
- the xerC gene encoding site-specific tyrosine recombinase XerC — its product is MPRKPTGPVPHPADDLRDPQSLAVLLHRFLAAHTVANASPRTLASRRLQLRVFIAWAATRDLARGIEITRQHLEAYQRHLHHTLTVDGHPRSVYTQHTYLVTLRSFFHWLTKQHYLPSNPASELTLPKLGSTLPVVITSSEAEQILSQMDLSTPLGLRDRAMLETFYSSGIRRAELCGLLVQDVDASRGTLFIRHGKGNKARMVPIGERALAWISKYVDDGRPELVGDTDDGTLFLMHDGRPLTPDAASQRTRFYLRRAKIGKHGACHLFRHAMATLMLEHGADTRIIQAILGHERLTSTQIYTHVAIDHLKAVHTATHPAARLRRSSTTKDTESEDDLVSLDEADS
- a CDS encoding AAA family ATPase; protein product: MLRHPTLEKLHTLRLTGMVAAFQEHLHLPEVNTLSFEERLGLLVDRELLDRENRRLQSRLRQAKLRQSATLEDLDYRSPRGLDKTLLTTLATTHWVQDHHNVLITGATGVGKTWVACALAHTACRQGYRVLYLRVPRLWRELAIARGDGRYPKFLASLAKLDLLVLDDFGLAPLTDDHRRDFLELLEDRHGARASIITSQLPVDHWHEVIGEPTLADAILDRLVHNAYKIPLKGESMRKRANKLTTTPQTE